A genomic stretch from Kribbella jejuensis includes:
- a CDS encoding DUF4190 domain-containing protein, producing the protein MSTPTPPPGDDQNNPNGPQDYPGQQPGQYGQPGQYGQQPGQPGYGQQPGGYGQPGQDQPGYGQQQPGGYGQPGGYGQPGGYGQQPGGYAAYPGGGNAGYGAAAPQSNTPKVLSIIGIVCIFCCSPAAIVLGLIAQSKYREQGQPDTLAKIAWIGGIVALVLGIIGYASGITRPN; encoded by the coding sequence GTGAGCACACCGACGCCACCTCCCGGCGACGACCAGAACAACCCGAACGGTCCGCAGGACTACCCGGGTCAGCAGCCAGGGCAGTACGGCCAGCCCGGACAGTACGGCCAGCAGCCCGGCCAGCCCGGCTACGGCCAGCAGCCCGGCGGCTACGGCCAGCCCGGCCAGGACCAGCCCGGCTACGGCCAGCAGCAGCCCGGCGGATACGGCCAGCCTGGTGGATACGGGCAGCCTGGCGGGTACGGGCAACAGCCCGGCGGCTATGCCGCATACCCCGGCGGCGGTAACGCCGGCTACGGAGCCGCAGCGCCGCAGAGCAACACCCCGAAGGTCCTGTCGATCATCGGCATCGTCTGCATCTTCTGCTGCTCCCCGGCCGCGATCGTCCTCGGTCTGATCGCCCAGAGCAAGTACCGCGAGCAGGGCCAGCCGGACACGCTCGCGAAGATCGCCTGGATCGGCGGCATCGTCGCCCTGGTCCTGGGGATCATCGGCTACGCGTCCGGCATCACCCGGCCGAACTAG